A genomic region of Arvicola amphibius chromosome 7, mArvAmp1.2, whole genome shotgun sequence contains the following coding sequences:
- the LOC119818379 gene encoding NADH dehydrogenase [ubiquinone] iron-sulfur protein 5-like, with amino-acid sequence MPFFDVQKKLGISLDRHFVFQSAEQPFKIPARCHAFEKEWIECAHGIGATWAKKKECRIEYEDFEGCYLRYKTMKRLGETKQQRDKLVKEGKYTPPPLHMGQAEPGP; translated from the coding sequence ATGCCTTTCTTTGATGTGCAGAAAAAGCTGGGCATTAGCCTCGATCGCCACTTTGTGTTCCAAAGTGCTGAGCAGCCCTTCAAGATTCCCGCCCGATGCCATGCTTTTGAGAAAGAGTGGATAGAGTGTGCACATGGCATCGGTGCTACCTGGgctaaaaaaaaagagtgcaggATAGAATATGAAGATTTCGAGGGATGTTATCTTCGGTATAAAACGATGAAGCGCCTGGGTGAAACCAAACAACAGCGGGATAAGCTGGttaaagaagggaaatacacccCTCCACCTCTCCACATGGGCCAGGCGGAACCCGGGCCCTGA